The Kordia sp. SMS9 genome window below encodes:
- a CDS encoding four helix bundle protein, with protein MKQFSFEKLNVWQKSKTLAVNIYTITGKFPEVERFGLISQIRRCSISVASNIAEGTGRNSANDKARFTEIAYSSLIELLSQRVIAYDLNFIIKDVYELTRKDIEEISRMLNALRKSQLN; from the coding sequence ATGAAACAGTTCTCATTTGAAAAATTGAATGTTTGGCAAAAGTCAAAAACCTTAGCTGTAAACATATATACAATCACAGGAAAATTTCCTGAAGTAGAACGCTTTGGACTTATAAGTCAAATAAGAAGATGTAGTATTTCTGTCGCTTCAAATATAGCTGAAGGTACAGGTAGAAATTCCGCAAATGATAAAGCAAGATTTACAGAAATTGCCTATAGTTCCTTAATTGAGTTATTAAGCCAACGGGTTATTGCATACGACTTAAACTTTATAATTAAAGATGTATATGAATTAACTAGAAAAGACATAGAAGAAATTAGCAGAATGTTAAATGCATTACGCAAATCGCAGCTAAACTAA
- a CDS encoding efflux RND transporter periplasmic adaptor subunit translates to MKKINILLLPIILILASCGGGKEKDIDTLITEKNVEKLTERRDALKTERSELDAKIKQLSEAIEEINPTKKKTFITVFSAKDSIFNHYLELQGSVDTKKNIVITPEYSGILKQVFVKEGQRVSKGQILGRIDDGGLSQQVSQLQIQADLAKTTYDRQKRLWDQKIGSEIQFLQAKSAYEAQQKAVDQLQTQLSKTAVRAPFSGVIDDVITEQGSVVAAGQSQLIRIVNLRDMYIEAVIPEKYLTSVTKGKNVEVYFPVLGKTVNEKIRQAADFIDPNNRTFKVEIGVNNKDGNIKPNLTAKLKINDYTNPSAILIPQNVISENAEGEQYVYVADSIQGKTAKAKRAVIKTGKTQGDFIEVLDGLKNGDAVVDEGARSVNDGQEVTILTKK, encoded by the coding sequence ATGAAAAAAATAAATATCCTCCTTCTTCCAATCATCCTTATACTTGCATCGTGCGGCGGCGGAAAAGAGAAAGACATTGACACGTTAATCACTGAAAAAAACGTTGAAAAACTAACAGAAAGAAGAGACGCTTTAAAAACAGAAAGGAGTGAATTGGATGCAAAAATCAAACAGCTTTCAGAGGCTATTGAAGAAATCAATCCAACGAAAAAGAAAACTTTTATTACGGTATTTTCTGCCAAAGACAGCATTTTCAATCATTACCTAGAATTACAAGGAAGTGTAGACACCAAAAAAAATATAGTCATCACGCCAGAGTATAGCGGAATTCTAAAACAAGTATTTGTCAAAGAAGGACAACGTGTTTCCAAAGGGCAAATTTTAGGAAGAATCGACGATGGCGGATTGAGTCAGCAAGTATCGCAATTGCAAATTCAAGCTGACTTGGCAAAAACAACCTACGATCGTCAAAAAAGATTGTGGGATCAAAAAATTGGTTCGGAAATACAGTTTTTACAAGCAAAATCTGCATACGAAGCGCAACAAAAAGCCGTAGATCAGTTGCAAACGCAATTGAGCAAAACTGCGGTCAGAGCACCTTTTTCAGGTGTTATTGATGATGTCATTACTGAGCAAGGTTCGGTAGTTGCTGCGGGACAATCACAATTGATTCGTATTGTAAACTTGCGCGATATGTACATTGAAGCGGTCATTCCTGAAAAATACCTGACAAGTGTGACAAAAGGAAAAAATGTAGAAGTATATTTTCCAGTATTAGGAAAAACGGTGAATGAAAAAATTCGCCAAGCGGCAGATTTTATTGATCCAAACAACCGTACGTTCAAAGTGGAAATTGGCGTTAATAACAAAGATGGAAACATTAAACCGAATCTTACGGCAAAGCTTAAAATCAACGATTACACAAACCCAAGCGCAATTTTAATTCCGCAAAATGTCATTTCCGAAAATGCAGAAGGCGAGCAATATGTATATGTAGCAGATTCCATTCAAGGAAAAACAGCCAAAGCCAAAAGAGCCGTTATCAAAACAGGAAAAACACAAGGTGACTTTATTGAAGTCTTAGACGGATTAAAAAATGGAGACGCAGTTGTAGATGAAGGTGCACGTAGTGTAAATGACGGACAAGAAGTAACGATTCTAACAAAAAAATAA
- a CDS encoding efflux RND transporter permease subunit, producing the protein MSDKKINKEFKLSSWAIDNPTIIYIIMGLLLVLGLSAYFSMPRENFPEIKETKIYISTIYPGNTAEDIEKLIVDPLEDQIKNISNVVEVTSTSQEDYGIIVVEFDEDITVEEAKTKIKDKVDTEKGGEDWPTFNGAKVEPNVFDLNISEETPILNINILGDYTVEKLKEYAEFLEDEIEDLEQIKQVDIRGAQEREVEVAVDVYKMMAAKVNFDDVKNAIANGNVTISAGNLISSGQRRTIRILGEIEEPKELNDFVVKSLDGPVYLRDIATVKFQEEDKTTYAREFGKRVVMLDVKKRAGKNMVAAAEKINVIIDDFKKEHEDLKVTITNDQSEKTINQVNDLVNNIIFGIILVVYILMFFLGFRNALFVGLAIPMSMFMSFMILNLLGYTMNTMILFALIMGLGMLVDNGIVVVENVYRLMDEEGMSRIEAAKKGIGEIAFPIIISTLTTVAAFVPLGMWPGVMGQFMIYFPITLSVVLGSSLFVAIFINSMMVSQFMEVGERELKLRQLLILTAVLLFLGVICYLIGGDARGLGTLFIFIAIMFWVYKYVLKPLARFFQTKILAALERAYERFLRYALTGWKSFAFSFGTFMLLIVTFAFFGQSIGSKRTKVEFFPDNKPNQIIVYIEYPQGTAIEKTNEITKSIEQRVYEVLRDDEYMEDGSNFLVESAVSQVGEGAGNPQTDGGSTAEMPHKGKITASMREYKFRKGKDSEVLRKKVTEALKGIYPGVAISVEKDAVGPPVGYPINIELEGKDYTKLIAEAEKLRDLINSKNIAGIEELKIDVNKGKPAMQVVVDREKAGELGVSAGQVGEQLRNSLFGVKAAVYKEDGEDYDIYVRFNQDNRYNKSSLFNQKLIFRNQMGQLKEIPVSAVTKQRNTSGFSAIKHNDYKRVVTVYSGLAPGYTDAAAIVDQIKAELGDEFKPEGIKVDFTGQIEEQEKQMIFLMSAFFAGLGLIMLILIFQFSSISKPTIIMIAIFLSLIGVFGGLLITGAPFVIMMTMMGIISLAGIVVNNGVVLLDYTQLLIDRKKHQLKIPKDTYLPIPHVFEAIVKAGKARLRPVLLTAITTVLGLIPLAIGFNIDFFSLFSEFDPKIYLGGDNVIFWGPLAWTVIYGLIIATFLTLIIVPILFYLITKFKFWAFKSKRPIEYGSIINDADEDDNINEIDLPIETV; encoded by the coding sequence ATGTCAGATAAAAAAATAAATAAGGAATTCAAATTATCCTCTTGGGCAATAGATAATCCTACCATTATCTACATCATTATGGGATTGTTGTTGGTACTCGGATTGTCGGCGTACTTTAGCATGCCAAGGGAAAACTTTCCGGAAATCAAGGAAACAAAAATTTACATCAGTACCATTTATCCAGGAAATACCGCCGAAGATATTGAAAAGCTGATTGTAGATCCGCTCGAAGATCAAATTAAAAATATCAGTAATGTGGTAGAAGTAACGTCAACTTCACAAGAAGACTACGGAATTATTGTAGTTGAATTTGACGAAGACATTACAGTTGAAGAAGCCAAAACGAAAATAAAAGACAAAGTCGATACTGAAAAAGGTGGAGAAGATTGGCCAACGTTCAACGGCGCAAAAGTAGAACCAAATGTGTTTGACTTAAACATCTCAGAAGAAACGCCAATTCTAAACATCAACATTTTGGGTGATTACACGGTGGAAAAACTCAAAGAGTATGCAGAATTTCTAGAAGATGAAATAGAAGACTTAGAGCAAATAAAACAAGTAGACATTCGTGGAGCACAAGAAAGAGAAGTAGAAGTTGCGGTAGACGTGTATAAAATGATGGCCGCAAAAGTAAACTTTGACGATGTTAAAAATGCCATTGCCAATGGAAACGTCACGATTTCTGCTGGAAACTTAATCTCTTCAGGACAAAGACGTACCATTCGTATTTTAGGAGAAATTGAGGAGCCAAAAGAGCTGAATGACTTTGTGGTAAAATCTTTAGATGGACCAGTATACTTGCGTGATATTGCAACGGTAAAATTTCAAGAAGAAGACAAAACAACCTATGCGCGTGAGTTTGGAAAAAGAGTGGTCATGCTCGATGTGAAAAAGCGTGCGGGAAAAAATATGGTCGCTGCCGCAGAAAAAATCAATGTCATTATTGATGATTTCAAAAAAGAGCATGAAGACTTAAAAGTAACGATTACTAATGATCAATCTGAAAAAACCATCAACCAAGTAAATGACTTGGTCAACAATATCATTTTCGGAATCATCTTGGTTGTGTATATCTTAATGTTTTTCTTAGGATTTAGAAACGCACTATTCGTAGGATTGGCAATTCCAATGTCCATGTTTATGTCGTTTATGATTCTGAATTTGTTAGGATATACCATGAATACCATGATTCTTTTTGCACTCATTATGGGACTTGGAATGCTCGTCGATAATGGAATTGTAGTTGTGGAAAACGTATATCGTTTGATGGACGAAGAAGGAATGTCGCGAATAGAAGCTGCCAAAAAAGGAATCGGAGAAATTGCATTTCCCATCATCATTTCTACCTTAACTACAGTAGCGGCATTCGTTCCGCTTGGAATGTGGCCTGGTGTCATGGGGCAATTCATGATCTACTTCCCAATTACACTTTCTGTCGTATTAGGTTCATCCTTATTTGTGGCAATATTTATCAACTCCATGATGGTTTCCCAATTTATGGAAGTCGGCGAGCGTGAACTCAAACTAAGACAATTGCTCATTCTCACTGCTGTACTATTATTTTTAGGTGTTATATGTTATCTAATTGGTGGCGATGCGAGAGGATTAGGAACCTTATTTATCTTTATTGCAATCATGTTTTGGGTATACAAATATGTCCTCAAACCATTGGCACGTTTTTTCCAAACGAAAATATTAGCAGCACTTGAAAGAGCGTACGAACGTTTCTTGCGATATGCCTTAACGGGATGGAAATCGTTTGCATTCTCTTTTGGAACTTTTATGTTACTAATTGTGACGTTTGCATTCTTCGGACAATCCATAGGAAGCAAACGAACCAAAGTAGAGTTCTTTCCAGATAACAAACCAAATCAAATCATCGTTTATATTGAATATCCACAAGGAACCGCGATTGAAAAGACGAATGAAATCACCAAATCTATTGAACAACGTGTATACGAAGTTCTGAGAGATGACGAATACATGGAAGATGGTAGTAATTTCTTAGTAGAATCTGCCGTATCACAAGTAGGTGAAGGTGCTGGAAATCCACAAACCGATGGTGGTTCTACTGCGGAAATGCCACATAAAGGTAAAATTACCGCGTCTATGCGCGAATACAAATTCCGAAAAGGAAAAGACAGTGAAGTATTGCGTAAAAAAGTAACGGAAGCACTCAAAGGAATTTATCCAGGAGTTGCCATTTCTGTAGAAAAAGATGCGGTTGGTCCGCCTGTTGGGTATCCGATCAATATTGAATTAGAAGGAAAAGATTATACAAAATTAATCGCCGAAGCTGAAAAATTACGCGATCTCATCAACTCAAAAAATATTGCAGGAATTGAAGAATTAAAAATCGACGTGAACAAAGGAAAACCTGCGATGCAAGTCGTGGTAGATCGTGAAAAAGCGGGAGAATTAGGTGTTTCTGCAGGACAAGTTGGGGAACAACTACGTAACTCACTATTTGGTGTAAAAGCTGCGGTGTACAAGGAAGATGGCGAAGATTATGATATATATGTGCGTTTCAATCAAGACAATCGTTATAACAAAAGTTCGTTGTTCAATCAAAAATTGATTTTTAGAAATCAAATGGGGCAATTGAAAGAAATTCCAGTGTCGGCAGTTACCAAACAACGAAATACCTCTGGATTTAGCGCCATCAAACACAACGATTACAAACGTGTTGTAACCGTATATTCAGGACTCGCACCAGGCTACACAGATGCTGCTGCGATTGTAGATCAAATCAAAGCAGAACTTGGAGACGAATTTAAGCCAGAAGGAATTAAAGTTGATTTTACAGGACAAATTGAAGAACAAGAAAAGCAAATGATCTTTTTAATGAGTGCATTCTTTGCTGGTTTAGGGTTAATTATGCTGATTCTGATCTTCCAATTTAGTTCAATCTCAAAACCAACCATCATCATGATTGCGATCTTTTTAAGTTTGATTGGTGTTTTTGGAGGATTATTAATCACAGGTGCGCCATTTGTTATTATGATGACCATGATGGGAATTATTTCCCTTGCGGGAATTGTGGTAAATAATGGTGTGGTTTTACTCGATTATACACAATTACTGATTGATCGAAAAAAACATCAATTAAAAATTCCGAAAGACACCTATTTACCAATACCGCATGTATTTGAAGCTATCGTAAAAGCTGGAAAAGCGCGTTTGCGTCCTGTATTACTAACAGCAATTACAACGGTTTTAGGATTAATTCCGCTCGCCATCGGATTCAATATTGATTTCTTCTCGCTATTCAGTGAATTTGATCCAAAAATATATTTAGGAGGAGACAACGTCATATTCTGGGGACCATTAGCCTGGACAGTTATTTACGGATTGATTATTGCAACATTCCTAACGTTAATCATCGTTCCAATACTATTCTATCTCATTACGAAATTCAAATTTTGGGCGTTCAAAAGCAAACGTCCTATAGAATATGGTAGCATTATCAACGACGCAGATGAAGATGACAACATCAACGAAATTGATTTACCGATAGAAACGGTGTAA
- a CDS encoding toxin-antitoxin system YwqK family antitoxin produces the protein MKKLLLIAVFLVSGLTAFAQNDKKPTLEKKGDLIEATYYHANGEVAQTGFFTLDGKLQGEWKSFDVNGKKTAVGNYDKGQKVGKWFFWNTDRLSEVDYANSKIKDVNTWKRSTTVVSNK, from the coding sequence ATGAAGAAATTACTTTTAATAGCAGTTTTCCTAGTTTCAGGACTGACTGCATTTGCGCAAAACGACAAGAAACCAACCTTAGAGAAAAAAGGAGATTTGATTGAAGCTACATATTATCATGCCAATGGTGAAGTAGCACAAACAGGTTTTTTTACCCTCGATGGAAAGTTGCAAGGAGAATGGAAATCATTTGACGTAAACGGAAAGAAAACTGCTGTTGGAAACTACGATAAAGGACAAAAAGTAGGAAAGTGGTTCTTTTGGAATACAGATCGTTTGAGTGAAGTAGATTATGCAAATAGTAAAATTAAAGACGTTAATACTTGGAAACGCTCTACTACGGTAGTTAGCAATAAATAA
- a CDS encoding DUF6345 domain-containing protein: MGAIGIEWVNQYNGNASDLNNNDDNARGFYNTLHGTRQFDYGDNLAWDQDFEKSGKGSPNAGTDTTYIDNVDIAFFSGHGARDYLLFGRNDRDNAKARNTEMELGDKDLEWIVFDGCNALDFNGLWNRWGWGVFKGLHYILGFATICYDRKSRGKKFANRLNDGWTMREAWIKACKETEPNATKWAYLRANEGGITTYNDHWHGKGFVSPDPDNPDMLLYLNGNC; encoded by the coding sequence ATGGGGGCAATTGGAATAGAATGGGTAAACCAATATAATGGCAACGCTTCTGATCTTAATAATAACGATGACAATGCCAGAGGTTTTTATAACACGCTGCATGGCACGCGACAATTTGATTATGGAGATAACCTAGCTTGGGATCAAGATTTTGAAAAATCAGGAAAAGGATCGCCAAACGCGGGAACTGATACAACATATATTGATAATGTTGATATTGCTTTTTTCTCAGGTCACGGTGCTAGAGATTATTTATTATTTGGTCGAAACGATCGCGACAATGCAAAAGCCCGAAATACAGAAATGGAATTGGGCGACAAAGACTTAGAATGGATTGTTTTTGATGGATGCAATGCACTAGATTTTAACGGCTTATGGAACCGTTGGGGTTGGGGCGTTTTTAAAGGATTGCACTATATTTTAGGATTTGCAACAATTTGTTATGACAGAAAAAGTAGAGGGAAAAAATTTGCCAACCGATTAAATGATGGCTGGACCATGCGTGAAGCATGGATAAAAGCTTGTAAAGAAACGGAACCTAATGCAACAAAATGGGCGTATTTACGTGCCAACGAAGGCGGAATTACTACCTATAACGATCATTGGCATGGAAAAGGATTTGTAAGTCCAGATCCTGACAATCCTGATATGTTACTATACCTTAACGGAAATTGCTAA
- the aspS gene encoding aspartate--tRNA ligase yields MYRSHSCGELRASHISQEVTLAGWVQKSRDKGFMIWVDLRDRYGITQLIFDEERTPTTVFETAKTLGREFVIQVKGNVIEREAKNAKMPTGDIEILVTELTVLNASLLPPFTIEDETDGGEDIRMKYRYLDIRRNPVKDSLIFRHKVTMEVRKYLSSQEFIEVETPYLIKSTPEGARDFVVPSRMNEGQFYALPQSPQTFKQLLMVGGMDKYFQIVKCFRDEDLRADRQPEFTQIDCEMAFVEQEDILNVFEGLTRHLLKEIKGIEVDKFPRMTFDHAMKTYGNDKPDIRFGMEFGELNEVAQHKEFNVFNSAELVVGIAVPEAASYTRKQIDKLIDWVKRPQVGALGMVYVKCNEDGSFKSSVDKFYDQEDLAKWAEVTGAKPGDLICVLSGNTNKVRAQLSALRMEMAERLNLRNPKEFAPLWVVDFPLLELDEETGHYHAMHHPFTSPKPGQLQLLDSNPGDVKANAYDLVLNGNEIGGGSIRIHDKEMQAVMFKHLGFTEEEAKAQFGFLMDAFQYGAPPHGGLAFGLDRLVAILGGQETIRDFIAFPKNNSGRDVMIDAPAPIDSEQLKELSIQLNIQEK; encoded by the coding sequence ATGTACAGATCACATAGTTGTGGTGAACTAAGAGCATCACACATTTCACAAGAAGTTACCTTAGCAGGTTGGGTTCAAAAGTCTAGAGATAAAGGATTTATGATTTGGGTAGATCTCCGCGATCGCTACGGAATCACACAATTAATCTTCGATGAAGAACGCACACCAACAACCGTTTTTGAAACCGCAAAAACACTTGGTCGCGAATTCGTAATTCAAGTGAAAGGAAACGTGATAGAACGTGAAGCGAAAAACGCAAAAATGCCTACGGGCGATATTGAAATTTTAGTAACCGAATTAACGGTGCTTAACGCTTCATTATTGCCACCATTTACGATTGAAGATGAAACGGATGGAGGAGAAGATATCCGAATGAAATATCGCTACCTAGACATTCGTCGAAATCCTGTAAAAGACAGTCTCATCTTTCGTCATAAAGTAACGATGGAAGTGCGCAAATACTTGTCTTCGCAAGAATTTATTGAGGTAGAAACGCCATACTTAATCAAATCGACACCAGAAGGCGCACGTGATTTTGTAGTGCCTTCTCGTATGAATGAAGGACAATTTTACGCCTTGCCACAATCGCCACAAACCTTCAAACAATTATTGATGGTGGGCGGAATGGACAAATACTTTCAAATTGTAAAATGCTTTCGCGATGAAGATTTACGTGCCGACAGACAACCAGAATTTACGCAAATTGACTGCGAAATGGCGTTTGTAGAACAAGAAGATATTTTAAACGTATTTGAAGGACTAACGCGTCACTTACTCAAAGAAATCAAAGGAATAGAAGTAGATAAATTCCCAAGAATGACCTTTGATCATGCCATGAAAACCTACGGAAATGACAAACCAGACATTCGTTTTGGAATGGAATTTGGCGAGTTAAACGAAGTAGCACAACACAAAGAATTCAACGTATTCAATTCGGCAGAATTGGTGGTTGGAATTGCCGTTCCTGAAGCTGCAAGTTACACACGAAAGCAAATTGACAAACTCATTGATTGGGTAAAACGTCCACAAGTTGGTGCGCTCGGAATGGTCTATGTAAAATGCAATGAAGATGGAAGCTTCAAATCATCGGTAGATAAATTCTACGACCAAGAAGATTTGGCAAAATGGGCGGAAGTTACAGGAGCCAAGCCAGGTGATTTAATCTGTGTATTATCAGGGAATACCAATAAAGTTCGTGCGCAACTAAGCGCCTTACGTATGGAAATGGCAGAACGCTTAAACTTGCGAAATCCAAAAGAATTTGCGCCACTTTGGGTGGTAGATTTTCCGTTGTTAGAACTCGACGAAGAAACAGGACACTATCACGCCATGCACCATCCATTTACGTCTCCAAAACCAGGACAATTACAATTATTAGACAGCAATCCTGGCGATGTAAAAGCAAACGCGTATGATTTGGTCTTAAACGGAAATGAAATCGGTGGTGGATCTATTCGTATTCACGATAAAGAAATGCAAGCTGTCATGTTTAAGCATTTAGGATTTACCGAAGAAGAAGCGAAAGCGCAATTCGGGTTCTTAATGGACGCTTTCCAATACGGAGCGCCGCCACATGGTGGATTGGCGTTTGGATTGGATAGATTGGTTGCCATTTTAGGCGGACAAGAAACGATTCGTGATTTCATTGCGTTCCCAAAAAACAATTCTGGTCGTGATGTCATGATTGATGCACCTGCGCCAATTGATTCGGAACAATTAAAAGAACTCAGTATACAGCTGAATATACAAGAAAAATAA
- a CDS encoding tetratricopeptide repeat protein: METLQKFFLSILAISVLCACEDESERKKRALESFQRGMKHYQGSQNGINAFARAVELDPTHAESWRELSIPFLKRGMPHLWKKYIDKAVELDPIAWQGYRGYNYLWFYRDYKSAIADFDATDTLTPNFIDNPQGHSVDYWRGIAYLGLKDYKNSIAYFDKHIQKEIDESGEDWVEHEAFLYRGIAHYEAGNDEKALKDLNTLLKYNADFADPKYYKAAIIAKKDTKAALQILEEAIQDFQNGYTDKRPYVETIRQLYLEDYTNLQAKLETMD; encoded by the coding sequence ATGGAAACATTACAGAAATTCTTCCTTAGTATACTAGCGATATCAGTATTGTGTGCTTGCGAAGATGAAAGCGAGCGAAAAAAACGTGCCTTAGAGAGTTTTCAACGCGGAATGAAACATTACCAAGGATCTCAAAACGGAATCAACGCATTTGCGAGAGCTGTAGAACTCGATCCGACACATGCAGAATCGTGGCGCGAATTGTCCATTCCTTTCCTAAAAAGAGGCATGCCACATTTGTGGAAAAAATACATTGACAAAGCGGTGGAACTCGATCCTATTGCTTGGCAAGGCTATCGTGGATACAATTATTTGTGGTTTTATCGCGATTATAAAAGTGCCATTGCCGATTTTGATGCAACAGACACACTTACGCCAAACTTTATAGACAATCCGCAAGGACATAGTGTCGATTATTGGCGCGGAATTGCTTATTTGGGCTTAAAAGATTACAAAAACAGTATTGCCTATTTTGACAAACACATTCAAAAAGAAATTGACGAAAGTGGTGAAGATTGGGTAGAACATGAAGCATTTCTATATCGCGGCATCGCACATTATGAAGCTGGAAACGACGAAAAAGCACTGAAAGATTTAAACACCTTACTCAAATACAATGCAGACTTTGCTGATCCGAAATATTACAAAGCGGCAATTATTGCAAAAAAAGATACAAAAGCAGCGTTGCAAATTCTTGAAGAAGCAATTCAAGATTTCCAAAATGGTTACACGGATAAGCGTCCGTACGTAGAAACCATTCGTCAACTCTATTTGGAAGATTATACAAACCTACAAGCGAAATTGGAAACGATGGATTAG
- a CDS encoding chloride channel protein produces the protein MPSQKKSRFTRFLIWRYKHISNKNFVYILSVLVGLSSGLVAVTIKNITFSIQALLENGIIFSKNQLYFILPIIGLFLVYVLLRFVFKKETEHAISSILYALSKRTGIMENHKMYIPLLTAPLTVGFGGSVGLLGPAVASGSAISSNISKLFHIDSKTRMLLIGCAAAGAISSIFKSPIAAIIFAIEVFSLDLTLTSLIPLLLASVSAVVTSYFFLGNENLFNFNLIEQFQLGDIPFYILLGVGTAFASIYFTKMHFGITKFFERFREKKHRLIIGGLTIGVMLYFIPPLYGEGFGFITNLLDGNHIEALGTTPLDKYTDNIWVVILLLIGITIFKAVAMTTTFAAGGSGGIFIPTMVMGSALGNVVAKIINQLGFSVSEANFTLVGMAGLIAGVLHAPLTAIFLIAEITGGYDLFVPLMLTCAISFLITKNLLNYTIYTRELAATGDLLTHNKDETVLTLMALDTVIEKNFSIIQPQMTLGQMLHEAVAKSNRNLFPVVDDEDNLVGIILLDDIREFMFDTALYESLHVDDIMHHAPDYIIYEEDNMKTVMKKFQDSSAWNLPVLKNEKYYGFVSKSKLLTAYRRKLINFTR, from the coding sequence ATGCCATCACAGAAAAAATCACGCTTTACACGCTTTTTAATTTGGAGATACAAACATATTTCCAATAAAAATTTCGTGTATATATTAAGTGTTTTAGTCGGTTTAAGCTCTGGTTTGGTGGCAGTAACGATTAAAAACATCACGTTTTCTATTCAGGCATTGTTGGAAAACGGAATTATCTTTTCTAAAAACCAATTGTACTTTATTTTGCCCATTATCGGCTTGTTTTTGGTATATGTATTGTTGCGATTCGTCTTTAAAAAAGAAACCGAACACGCCATTTCTTCTATTCTGTATGCGTTATCGAAACGTACGGGCATCATGGAAAATCACAAAATGTACATTCCGCTACTTACCGCACCGTTAACGGTTGGTTTTGGAGGTTCCGTCGGATTGCTCGGACCAGCAGTAGCTTCAGGTTCTGCCATAAGTTCCAACATTAGCAAATTGTTTCATATTGACAGCAAAACGCGGATGTTGTTGATTGGTTGTGCGGCGGCTGGTGCCATTTCGTCCATCTTTAAATCGCCCATTGCAGCCATTATATTTGCGATAGAAGTGTTCAGTCTCGATTTAACCTTAACGTCTTTAATTCCGTTGTTATTAGCATCAGTTTCGGCAGTAGTAACGTCGTATTTTTTCTTGGGAAATGAAAACTTATTCAATTTCAATCTTATAGAACAATTTCAGTTGGGCGACATTCCTTTTTACATTTTACTAGGTGTAGGAACGGCTTTTGCGTCTATTTACTTTACCAAAATGCACTTTGGGATTACAAAATTTTTTGAACGCTTTCGCGAGAAGAAACACAGACTCATTATTGGCGGATTGACCATTGGTGTCATGCTGTATTTTATTCCGCCGCTCTACGGAGAAGGTTTCGGATTCATTACCAATCTGTTAGATGGCAATCATATAGAAGCACTCGGAACCACACCTTTAGATAAGTATACAGACAATATTTGGGTCGTCATTCTATTATTGATCGGAATCACCATTTTTAAAGCAGTAGCAATGACAACAACTTTTGCTGCGGGCGGTTCGGGCGGAATTTTCATTCCAACAATGGTCATGGGAAGTGCGCTCGGAAATGTGGTTGCGAAAATCATCAATCAATTAGGATTTAGTGTTTCGGAAGCTAATTTTACACTCGTCGGAATGGCAGGATTAATTGCAGGCGTATTGCATGCGCCGTTAACCGCTATTTTCTTAATTGCAGAAATAACGGGCGGTTATGACTTATTTGTACCTTTAATGTTGACGTGTGCGATTTCGTTTCTTATCACAAAAAATCTATTAAATTATACCATTTACACACGTGAATTAGCCGCTACGGGCGATTTACTAACGCACAATAAAGACGAAACGGTACTTACGTTGATGGCTTTGGATACCGTAATTGAGAAAAACTTTAGCATCATTCAGCCACAAATGACTTTGGGACAAATGCTGCATGAAGCGGTGGCAAAATCGAATCGAAATTTATTTCCTGTGGTCGATGATGAAGACAATTTGGTCGGTATTATTTTGCTGGATGATATTCGTGAATTTATGTTTGATACCGCGTTGTACGAGTCACTTCACGTAGATGACATTATGCATCACGCGCCCGATTATATTATTTATGAAGAAGACAATATGAAAACCGTCATGAAAAAGTTTCAAGATAGCAGCGCATGGAATTTACCAGTGTTGAAAAATGAAAAATATTACGGATTCGTCTCAAAATCGAAATTATTGACGGCGTATCGCAGAAAGTTGATTAATTTTACGCGATAA
- a CDS encoding cold-shock protein, producing MTGTVKFFNEDKGFGFITNDNTGRDIFVHVSNLNGLVLNEGDNVSYEEEEGRKGMVATQVQIIE from the coding sequence ATGACTGGTACAGTTAAATTTTTCAATGAAGACAAAGGTTTTGGATTCATTACCAACGACAACACAGGAAGAGACATTTTTGTTCATGTTTCCAACTTAAATGGCTTAGTATTAAACGAAGGCGACAACGTTTCTTACGAAGAAGAAGAAGGCCGTAAAGGGATGGTTGCTACACAAGTGCAAATTATTGAATAA